The Terriglobales bacterium genomic sequence CCGAGCTTCTCCTGGCCGTTGACGTCCTGGAAGAGCATGGGTCCGACCTGCTTCCACTGGCGGGGCGTGCCGTTGGCGGACTTCAGGCCGTCGGCGACGATGGTTCCGTCCTTGCCGGGATGAAAGCGGAGCTGCTCGAGGTACGCGGCCATGCGCAGGATGCAGCCGTCGCAGCGGCGGCTGGTGGCGTACGAGCCGAGCACAGCCTTGTCGTCGCCGCTCGCCTTCAGGTCGGGCGGCCGGTACGGAAAATAGCGATCGAGGAAGGCGCGCCAGAGCGGGCCGCGCGGCGAGATCTCGCCCTTGCCGGCGCTGTTGTAGGAGACGAAGAAGCCGAGGCGCTGCGCGGGGATGAGGTGGAGGTCGCTGTGGAACCACAGCGTGTCGCCGCCGTGGCCGAGGATGCGCTGTCCGTTGCGGCTCTCCTCGTAGAAGCCGAGCGCCATGCCATTGAGCGCGGGGTTGGACCAGGTCCTGGCCTGGCGCTCGTGCATCTGCGCCAGGGTCGCGGGCTGGAGGAGTTGCGCGGAGCCCCAGCGGCCGCCCTCCAGGTGCGCGAGCATGAAGCGCGTGACGTCGTCGGCGGAGACGGCCATGCTGCCGGCCGGCGGCACGTTCACCCACTCGTATTCCTTGGCGTCGTCCGAGGCCTTGCGATAGCCGCTCGACATCAGCGGCGCGAGCTCCTTCGGCAACGGCTGGCGGAAGGTGGAATGCTTCATGCTTAGCGGCCCGAGGATGTGCTGCTCGACGTAATCGTCGAAGGGCTGGCCGGAGGCGCGCTGCACGATGTAGCCGGCCAGCGCCGCGCCGTAGTTGGAGTAGGACGGCGTGGTGCCGGGCGCGAAGCGGCGGCGCGGCAGGTGCTGCTTCATGTAGTCGCCGAGCGGCTGCATGCGCTCGGGCTGGGCGACGAACAGGTCCTTGTCGGTCTCCTCGAAGCCGGGCGTGTGCGTGAGCAGGTGGCGGAGGGTGATGGGCTGCGGATGGGTCGCGGGGATCTTGAAGTCGAGGTAGTCGTTGACGTCGCGGTCGAGATCGAGCTTGCCGGCTTCGACCAGTTGCATGACCGCGGTCCAGGTGAAGAGTTTCGAGACCGAGCCGGGGCGGAAGAGGGTATCGGTCGGAGAGACCGGCTTGCGCGTCTTCACGTCGGCGTAGCCGTAGCCCTTCTCGAAGATGACTTGGCCGTCCTTGACGACGGCGACGACGGCGCCGGCGATGTTCTCGCGCTCGAGCTGCATCGGCACCGCGGCGTCGAAGAAGCCGGCAAGGTCTTCGGCGGTGAGCGGATGCGCCGCGGCGGGCGGCTGCGGGGCGGGCGCGACGGCCTTTTGCGGCTTGGTCTCTTTCGGGACCTGCGCGAACGCGCCCAGAGAAAGGATGAGCAGGAAGAGTGCGCACAGCTTGCGGGGCTTCATGGCGGGCGCATTATACGAGCGGGGCGCAAGTGCCGCTGTGACGCCGGCCACGACGCGCGGCCTCGCGCCCGGATTTACACGCTATAATCGCCAACCCTTATGGCGTTGGCCTCCGGAAGCAGGCTCGGCCCCTACGAGATCGTCGCGGCCATCGGCGCGG encodes the following:
- a CDS encoding serine hydrolase; this translates as MKPRKLCALFLLILSLGAFAQVPKETKPQKAVAPAPQPPAAAHPLTAEDLAGFFDAAVPMQLERENIAGAVVAVVKDGQVIFEKGYGYADVKTRKPVSPTDTLFRPGSVSKLFTWTAVMQLVEAGKLDLDRDVNDYLDFKIPATHPQPITLRHLLTHTPGFEETDKDLFVAQPERMQPLGDYMKQHLPRRRFAPGTTPSYSNYGAALAGYIVQRASGQPFDDYVEQHILGPLSMKHSTFRQPLPKELAPLMSSGYRKASDDAKEYEWVNVPPAGSMAVSADDVTRFMLAHLEGGRWGSAQLLQPATLAQMHERQARTWSNPALNGMALGFYEESRNGQRILGHGGDTLWFHSDLHLIPAQRLGFFVSYNSAGKGEISPRGPLWRAFLDRYFPYRPPDLKASGDDKAVLGSYATSRRCDGCILRMAAYLEQLRFHPGKDGTIVADGLKSANGTPRQWKQVGPMLFQDVNGQEKLGFTRMPDGTMRMSANANIVVFERAPWYLSSHVVLGALVGSITIFALTLILWPVGALVRRHYGRPLPETAAGRGRLAVYLVCALQLAVLLTWIVWLSMAGDDIGMLASQNDKWLHLLQLAQWLAVLLTLVPLAAMARAWFRPGLWWWARVWYTAIALAALAFVWFTFTMRMLDWSLRY